In Macaca nemestrina isolate mMacNem1 chromosome 10, mMacNem.hap1, whole genome shotgun sequence, the genomic window GGGTGTAAAGGAAATAGAAGCCTAAAAATAGAAGATCTATTTCTAATTCTATCTGTTTCTATTCAGCAATATTGGCATACCTGGCTCAGTTTGTTCTAGATTgagtgtcttcattttttttgtctTACATGCTTCGGAATTACAGCATAGCAAAACAGAGTTGAGAAGCGGTCATCTACAAAAGGTGTGTGTTCTTTAGTGAAAGAAATTCTATTCTTACCTCTGGGCCACACATCCTATGATTCTAACAAGAACTGTTGTGAAGGGTTAAAGCTGTTAGTCTGTTCTCTGgtagaaaaaaagatgaagaaataataaCTGATTCAGGAAGTGGTAATAGGTTGTGGATTAGCTCACAGAAAACACCACTCATTTACTAAGTACTTTCTTGGACTCCCCACTTGTcccaaaatatgtgtgtgtgtgtgtgtgtgtctgtctgtctgtaaaTGGTAAGAGTCTGGAGATGGACCACAGTTTAAAAACCAAGGAGTGATATCTTTTACAGTTAGGAACATGAGTTTCTTCATTTCGGGATGGCTTCtgtccttctttatttcttcatgtgcACTTTTTTCCAGACGTGTTTCCCCTTTTTGGTCTCTGCCTGCACTTGAGTAAGTTCTCCATGTTCTGTCTTTTATGCAATTTTAGGAGGGTGAGGGGAAGGTGATAATGAGGTAAAAAAGACTCAGTGCAGAGGATTTTCAAGCTTCAAGAGGAGtcaaattttaagataaaaagggGGAAATGGACATCAGGCTGGCAGGGAAGCTTGGGACAAGCTAGGTCAAATAATACAGATAGCTAGAATCAAACATGTTGACATAAAGGTgccgggcacctgtagccccactTTCTGCGAAGGAGCCAGCTAAATGACAGTTCTCTGGGCTCTCATGCTTTGCACCCAAATGACAAAGAATAGCTTAAATTCCAGGATAAAACtcaaagtcttttttcttttcttccagagCCTTCAAATTCACTGTGCTCTTAGGTTTGCCTTCTTCTGACATATACTGAAGGCAGCTAAAATGCAGTTTTCCGCATAAACAGCTCCTCGCTGTATATATGCACAGGTACCTGAAGGGTATGTCTGGGAAACAGCACCTCGGATTCTAAATCTGcaggcaggaaaacaaaacaaaacaaaacaaaaacaaaaaaaaagaacaacagcaacaaaaaacttAGGTTTACTGCCACCTTGTTTCAGAAACTTAGCTTTTGAAACTTTTTATCTTAAAGCCTCCAATCAGTAATAAACGTGGGAAGGAAAACTCAAGAAAAGGTCTGAATGGTTAATGAGTAAATCTTTTTGGGAAAGAGGTAAGGAAGGAGACTTTGAGAAATTTCCCCCAAGCTTCTCTCTGGCAACAAGAGAACATTGGTGGAATGCAGGCAGTGACTTCACTAGCAGGTTCAGCAAAGAATAGGTAACTGACAAGAAGAGAGGCATCAAGAAGAATGGGAAACTTACAAGTGGGGCATCAAAGGAGAACCGTCCTCCCAGAGCCATGGATAGCTGGGGTTTCTCCGAGACAGCCCCATCCAGAATGGGAAACTGGAATAGGAAATTGCTTGCTGGATGAAGTCCTGTGGGGAGTAATGGTTCTGAGTTTGTGGAATCCACGTGGTGGTTTTAGAATCTGAAAGTCAGTTAGTGTTAGATCCACAAAACTAAAGAACCAAAAGGGATTTCTGACATCCCCTTGATTGTTTTATGCAAACAGTTACCGAAGCCTAGAGATACTACAGAGCCTGTCAGTCCAAGGTCATGCACAAAATTGGTGATCAGATTAAGCtaaaaaaacagacattttgGCTCTCAAACAAGAATTCCTGCAGTGACAGTCTAAACCAGATTCATTTCCCTGTCAACCAATACTTCAGCCCAACAAACATCCATAAACACTCACCAGATCAGCTGTACTATTAATTTTCAGCAACTTGGCATCCAAAGACAAGCACTTCTCTTGGCTCTTTTCCCAGTTAAATGAGCCCGTGGAAAATAGGTAACAGTTTTCTTCATGCCAGATCCAGTCTTGCGGACAAggagctgggaagggtagtatATCTACTCAGTCAGTTATGTTTGTGTAAAAGCAGTTCTGCAGTTCTTAAATCAATTATCCCCTTAGTCCTCTCAGGTGcatactatttatttttgtttttgtttttgttttgtatatttggtagagatggggtttcaccacgtaggccaggcctcccaaagtactggaattacagtcgtgagacaccacgccctgCCCACACTACTTCTTAAGTAAAATTTTACCCATGTTCTTCAAATACCTAAATAGCCCCAGAGTccttatttctccattttttgaaaaaaaaaaaaagaaaagaaagaaagaaagcgtaCTGATTTTAGCAACCTAAATGTACTTCCCATTTAGCATTTTCACTTCCCCTGATGAAAAGCAAGTTAGGCTAGCATATAATTTTAGAAACTGTGTTTGAAACAAAGCAAGTGAGGGTTGGGGAAATAGATATTTAATAGCCAttctgctgtttttaaaaagtaatgctatggattttaaaacttcatatcTTTGAATAATGAATTTAGGCTTAAATACTATGTGCCTTGCTTTTAGGCATGTGTGCTCTAATACAGTAGCCATATGTGATTTTTGAGTACTAGAAATATAGCTAGtttgcatttcttaaaaatatatatattttaattgaaacagggtcttgctatgttgcccaggctggtcttgaactcctggcctcaagcaatcctcctgcctcagtttcccaaaatctgcaattacaggcatgacccaccacacctggctagtttgcATTAAGATGTACTATAAGTGTAAAACACACAAATGATTTTGAAAActtagtttgaaaaaaaaaaagaatgtaaaatagccCATTAAAATTTTTATGCTGATTAGTATtgaattaatatttcaaatatcttgggttaaacaaaatgtgtttctaaaataaattttatctgcttctttttcatttttatgtggcTACTAGAAATTGTAATGATAGATATATAGCACATACTATATTTCTTTTGTACAGAGTTGTTGCATAGTATATTAATATAAAAGTGATTTAAATTTAATCAATTTAAATAAGATTTTAGAAAATAAGGAGATTTTCAGTAGCAAAATTCACAGGGAGTCCACCAAACCAAAAACAGAACTTAGACAATAGGTAAAATATACCAATGTCTACATGTTTATGGATGCTTTCAGGAACCCCCaaatcatcactatcatcaccatcatcatcatcatcatctcttccATCTCCTCAAGGGGAAACAAAGTACTCTGGTCTACACTACAACCAAAaggtgaaaaattaaaatctttgagAAAGGcagcattttaatttcattctcaCTGTGGCATAAAACCACTAAATAAGAGTAGGCTTTATCAGAGAGGAGGAAGTGGGAGGAActgaaaaaccaaagaaaaaagtgaatgaGAAAGAGCATACAAAACACTAAGTTGGTTTTTCACCAAACTGatgcttataaaaagaaaaagagaccaagTTGAAAGCAGTCAATGCAAGCTTCTTACTTCTTAGTTTGCCTAATCCCATcatattatgtaaatataaaaatatgtacatttttggctgggggtggtggctcatgcctataatcccaccattttgggaggctgagatgggtggatcgcttgaggccaggagttccagactagcctgtgcaacatggtgaaaccccatttctacaaaaaacacaaaaattcactgggcatggtggtgtgcgcctgtcgtctcagctactcgggagactgaggtggaaggatcacttgaacctaggaagcagaggttgcagcgagctgagatcatgccactgcactctaacctgggtgacagagcaagactgtctcaaaaaaatatatttagatatatatataagtttTTGTGGACTAAAAACCCAGTCTGGGCAAGTTTTCCAAGTTATGACAAAGTAAGAAGGACACGTCACAAAATGTAGTATTTAAACTAactgcgtgtatgtgtgtgtgtgcacaaaaaTAAACATAGTAAGTGATGTTTGTATTTGTTCTATAATTTAACAAGCACAAATATCGCTCAATATGTGCCAGAAACTGTTGGAAGTACTGTACagatattaattcatttaatcctcatagtatCTCTTTGAGATAGGTTCCagtcattttcttcatttgacaCATAGAGGAGAATCTGGACCCAGACAATGTAACGCTAGAGTCTGGGTGTTTCACCACTTCTAACATACTACCTTTCAAACTTCTAAGTTAAAACCATTTGAGGAAATGTTTCTCAGTGACATTCTCGAGACATTCTGATACAGAATCTTGAGGTAAATCTGTAATCTGCCACTTTTAACAATCTATTTACATAcagtaaagtttgagaatcaccaCACATTCCATTGCTAAATGTAGTCTATTCCTGCAAAGGCCCTGCATCTCACTAGCTTGTTGGCCTAAAGCAAACATGTAATAACCTCTCAGTATCTCTCCTCCCTCATATATACATTGAAGACCACAGACTTTTtagtaaaaaagataaaacttgCCTCAAACTGGAAaaacctggctttttttttttcttaatgtgggATTTtagtattactttttaaagactTCTCAAAGCTCTTtgatgggccgggcgtggtggctcacacctgtaatcccagcactttgggaggctgaggtgggtggatcacgaggtcaggggttcgagaccagcctgaccaacatggtgaaaccccatctctactaaaaatacaaaaattagcttggcgtggtggcgggcgcctgtaatcccagctactcaggaggctgaggcaggagaattgcttgaacccaggaggcggaggttgcagtgagccaagatcgcgccactgcactccagcctgggcaacaagagcgagactccatctaaaaaaaaaaaaagcctttttgaTGAAAGGCAGAAGTTTATTTGGTATCTCTACTAACTAGCCTTTATCTGACACTGTCAAGGAATGGAACACGTTACTTGGTATATCTGCCAGCATCAGACGTATCActtattgtttttcattagttGTTCATCCAGGGCATCTCTGGGAGATAGTTCTGATGGTCCTGTTATAGGTTTAATCTCATACAACTGATAAAGACAAAATTCTCTTAGGCCTTGCCTGTTACATAAATCATTGGTTAGTATGTGGTTATGTCCACTTTTATAAACATTCCTATCCTTAATAGATAAACCTTCTCCCTTTAAGCCTTCTTGAAGGTGGTAATATTCATTTCCTTGCAAGCTCCAACTTTAAAGAGATTAAATATGTTTGACACTTGCTAAAAATTAGTTTGTCTAAAAATTTCTGTTAATTTTGAAAACGTAAATGACCTCTAAATAGTGAAGGGATTAATAAACTGCAAAACATTAcacaaaattactttttattatcatttcGCTTTATCCGGGTCTCAATGTTTCACCTATCAAGGAAAAACTTAGGTACCTGTGAACTGTTATTATATACTCTTTATTCAAAGAAATTATGTGGTTGAGATTAAGTAAATTGTGCAAACAAGAAGCTAGAGAGATCTCTGTTTATTAGAGGAAGTTGTTTACTAATCCTGACAGCAGGGTACTAATTTATGCACCTCCAAGGAAATAAAGTACCTCTGAATGACTCTATCTCACACCTTTTCACTCTCCCTATGCCTAAAACCATATGTCTGGTTTAATGACATACTGCGCAGAAAGACCAAATAACACAGTAGCTTCTGTAACAACATCAGAGTTCACATCATAGTCTTCTTATAGATGCTACTATTTCTGCCTGCCTCTGGATTCTGAGTCCCTTTAGACAACTAAAATTAActcattttttcttatataaatagACTGCTTGGACTCCTCAGATTTTCGTCTAATCTGAAGTATCTGCGTAAGGCTTGCAAGCCAGTCTGCCTCCATTGGCTCTATTGAAATTGAtgggcccggcacagtggcttacacctgtaatcccagcactttgggaggccgaggcaggcggatcacctgaggtcagaagttcaaaaccagcctggccaacatggtgaaataccgtctgtactaaaagtacaaaaatcagccaagggtggttgcgggtgcctgtaatcccaactacttgggaagctgagacaggagaatcacttgaacccaggaggtggaggttgcagtgagccgagattgtgccactgccctccagcctgggggacagagcgagactccctctaaaaaaagagaaaaaaaaaggccaggcatggtgatgggtgccggtaatcccagctgcttaggagtctgagacacgagaattgcttgaacccctggaggcagaggtgtcagtgagctgagatcagaccactgcactccagcctgggcgaaagactccatctccaaaaactgaaataaaataaaataagttgatGTAGTACACTTTAAGAAATAATGCCATAGAATGAGCTAATGTCGAGTTTGGGGTAGACAGTTACAAGGACAAAAAGaccccaaagaaaaagaaacacaatgacTAAAACGCATTGGAATGGAAAGAGATAAGGATCTATGGAAAGGGGTCGGGGTGGCAGAATTCTTCAAGAAAAATCtcggccggacacggtggctcaagcctgtaatcccagcactttgggaggccgagacgggcggatcgcaaggtcaggagatcgagaccatcctggctaacatggtgaaaccccgtctctactaaaaaatacaaaaaactagccgggcgaggtggcgggcgcctgtagtcccagctactcaggaggctgaggcaggagaatggcgtgaacccgggagacggagcttgcagtgagctgagatccggccactgcactacagcctgggtgacagagcgagactccgtctcaaaaaaaaaagaaaaaaaaaaaaaagaaaaatctcaaaactgctactcaggaggctgaggcaagagaatcgcttgaacctgggaggtggaggttgcattgagctgagatcacaccactgcattccagcctgggtgtgacgaagcaagcctgtctcaaaaaataaaaaaataaaaaaataaaaaagaaagacaaatctcaaaactaaaattttaaaaagaagaggctcttataaagaaggaaaacttAAATCCACCAAAAGCTATGCTTAATTAAATCAGATTTCTCAAGGATTTCACAGAGCATAGGGTtgttatgataaaaatatttagaacttcttgccagacacagtggctcacacccataatcccagcactttgggaggctgaggcaggcggatgacttgaggccaggagtttgagaccagcctgttcaatatggtaaaaccctgtctctactaaaagtacaaaaattagttgggcgtggtggttcatgtttgtaatcccagcacttcaggaggctgaggcaggagaatcgcttgaacccaagatacagaggcttcagtgagctgagatcataccactgctttccagcctgaatgacagagcaagaccccatttaaaataaaaaaaataaaataaaatttaaaaaatcaaaaattgaccgagtgcagtggctcatacctgtaatcctagcattttgggaggctgaggtgggtgaatcacctgaggtcgggagttcgagaccagcctagccaacatggtgaaatcccatctctactaaaaatacaaaaattagctgggcgtggtggcgggcccctgtagtcccaactcttgggaggctgaggcaggagaatcgcttgaacccagggggtggaggttgcagtgagcagagattgcaccattgcactccagcctggccaaaagagcaaaactccatctaaaagaaaaagaaagaaagaaaaaagaaaaagaaaaagaaattgagaactTCTTATATAGAACATTACGAATGAATAATGATACGCATAACAATAGACCAATTTTGAGCCCAGAATTGTTTCCAAAAAATAGTTACGATTGGACAGAAAGCTTCCACTATGTCTCCTCACCCACTCTTCTCCCAATACCTGAACAATTTGCTACTCTCTTCAGTGTTTCTTGGAGATTCAGATTCTGGTGGTGAAGTTCCATTTGCTCTTTGGATTTCTCATTCAGCTTCCAAGCAAGGGTTTCTATCATTTCCTTGAGTTCGTTTTGTGATTCCTGTGAAGCTTCTTCTGCTTGTTGCCGGGCTGAGATCTGTCCCTCCAGTTTATTTTTCTGGTGAGTTAggtttgtttgctgttgctttaGGAGGTTAGACACCTGGGACACTGAATCACAGTTGCGTTAAGACTCTAGTTCTAGTCCAGATAAAAATCCCTCCAGGGACTTTTTGAGGAAATCAAAACAGAATTAAATCTATTTTGACAATAAATAAGCTGCTGAAAAATGACCCAAATTTACTCAGAAATTACAGATTGGGAGGTTCTTGAATATTCCTGCAGTATTTTGTTTAATGTCAGGAACATTGCAACcacttgtaattttttaaaaaattaccaagattttggccaggcacggtggctcaggtctgtaatcccagcacttagggaagtcaaggcaggcagatcatgaggtcaagagatcaagaccatcctggccaacgtggtgaaaccccatctctactaaaaataccaaagaaattagctgggggtggtggcacgcgccggtagtcccagctactcaggaggctgaggcaggggaatcacagtgccactgtactccaccctggtgacagagggagactctgtcttaaaaaaaaaaaaaaaaccaagatttttttttattgagttaCAAATTAAAAGCAATCACAAGATAACCAGTACAGCgttagaataaatgaaataaggaaAACCTAAAATAGACACCCACCAGACTCAGCGACTATTAGTAGGAATTGTCATCAGTGATTTACTCTATTTATGTCTTAATTCCTCTGCTATATCTCCTCCCATTCTGTCTAGTCTTCCAGACTTCCTAATTTTAAGAACTGTGACATACAccccttttttgagacagccaCACACACTGTGTCACAAGAGTCCccaaagcattttttcttttcttttcttttttttcccccttggccACAGTACATTTTAGGAAGGGTGAAGATAAAGTGAAGGTTGTGAAATCAAGCAGGCAATAACATGTTAAGGGTCAAATGTCTCAGTTCCTGGATTTTGATGGTGCAATACAAAGTAGACCGCTTGGTTTGAAGGCAGCTTTGATCCTGTTATAAGGTGATCAAAGGCTCAGAAGATTTTTCTGACCACCACCACTGAGTCAAGGGCACTTCTCCTAGTCACTAGGAAAGGCCCTAAGTattcacaaatttaaaataaaatagtttgtgAACTTGAACAGCAGTTAAGAAGCAAGTAGCACTTCAATGACCATAATAACCTGGATCCTGGGTAGCCTAAACAACTCAGATCTACAACCTAAATTCACAGGCAAGTCAGGTGAATGTTGGgcaccattttctttccttcttggcCACTCCGGACcttcttttcacttcttttttttcctcaatatcTTCTCTTTTCTAAATGCTCTTATTATAAAtgtgaaacattttttattttaaatgttttatttattaagatTGTGTTTCTGGTTCTTAACATTAAAATGGTATTTAATTATCTCTATCAAAACTCCGCAagctaaataaaatttattttacttttgggCCTCTCAGATGATCTCGGAGATTAGTAACTTTAAGTTATTATCTTATCCATCATTCTAGAATTTAAATAGGCTCTATCCATGAGgttgtttttttgctgttgtttgtttgtttgttttgaaatggagtctcgctctgttgcccaggctggagtacaatggtgtgatctcagctcactgcaatttccacctccccagttcaagcgattctactgcttcagcctcctaagtagctgggattacaggcatgtgccaccacacccagctaatttttgtatttttagtagagatggggttttgccatgttggccaggctggtcttgaactcctgacctctggtgatctacccatcttggcctcccaaagtgctgggattacagccgtgagccattgtacccagcctTTCCATGAagttatgaaaacaaaacaaaacaaaacaaacaaacaaacaaatgcctgccagttgtaatttttatttcatggcTCTATCCATTTGAAGGTGAACAATATACCCATTTATTTTCATGGTCACTCTAAAAACATTTTGCCTAAAATGAATCTATATCAAGGCTGTTTGTAGTTGTTATGAAAGGAACTTATAAACCATATTTATTAACCTCATTTCCAACACCCCGACCCCAATAAACATCAGTTCCTTATTTTAGCACTTACATTGCATGCCCAGCACCATAATGGTCACTACTAATCCCAGGCAGAGGACTGCCAGAGTCACAGCAACCAGGCACCACCATGGAGAATAAAGAAACTGAAGGCCTAGAGTGACAGAGGATAGaatcagaaagacaaaaaagaggGAACAAGTAAGTGAACCATTCTCTGGAACCTGTCTGTACTTGGTGATTTACTGTTTATGTTTTAGTAAATAGACATAAATAGTTTGCATTCCATACCACTAGTCCTCCAAATGGCTCTGCAAATAATTCATCATACACATTTAGGAATGGAAAATAGGGAGAGTTAAGGAATTTAAGTGATTTATCCATGGTCACACAGCCAATAAAttcagagccaggattcaatACTAGATATTTGAATCTAAATATATGATTCTAAAGCTTATACTTTATCTACTTTCCCCACAATTACTCCTCAAGAAACTCACAGTCCAGCTTGGCTGAATCAACTTCATCCACAGTGCAGAGAGCCTGACGTTTTTAATATAGAACACGTGTacacatgtgcgcacacacacacacagtgtgttTTGTAAGTAACATAAACAAATGTCAGACATAAAGCAAACAAGCTTTCTTCAGTTAATCAACTGAGATTACCTCAAATAactttatgaataattttatgctATTTAATTATGAGTCCACCAAAATT contains:
- the LOC105499926 gene encoding oxidized low-density lipoprotein receptor 1 isoform X2, with product MTFDDLKIQTMKDQPDEKSNGKKAKGLQFLYSPWWCLVAVTLAVLCLGLVVTIMVLGMQLSQVSNLLKQQQTNLTHQKNKLEGQISARQQAEEASQESQNELKEMIETLAWKLNEKSKEQMELHHQNLNLQETLKRVANCSAPCPQDWIWHEENCYLFSTGSFNWEKSQEKCLSLDAKLLKINSTADLDFIQQAISYSSFPFWMGLSRRNPSYPWLWEDGSPLMPHLFRIRGAVSQTYPSGTCAYIQRGAVYAENCILAAFSICQKKANLRAQ
- the LOC105499926 gene encoding oxidized low-density lipoprotein receptor 1 isoform X1 — encoded protein: MTAQVTAASGFWEFLNLEMTFDDLKIQTMKDQPDEKSNGKKAKGLQFLYSPWWCLVAVTLAVLCLGLVVTIMVLGMQLSQVSNLLKQQQTNLTHQKNKLEGQISARQQAEEASQESQNELKEMIETLAWKLNEKSKEQMELHHQNLNLQETLKRVANCSAPCPQDWIWHEENCYLFSTGSFNWEKSQEKCLSLDAKLLKINSTADLDFIQQAISYSSFPFWMGLSRRNPSYPWLWEDGSPLMPHLFRIRGAVSQTYPSGTCAYIQRGAVYAENCILAAFSICQKKANLRAQ
- the LOC105499926 gene encoding oxidized low-density lipoprotein receptor 1 isoform X3: MTAQVTAASGFWEFLNLEMTFDDLKIQTMKDQPDEKSNGKKAKGLQFLYSPWWCLVAVTLAVLCLGLVVTIMVLGMQLSQVSNLLKQQQTNLTHQKNKLEGQISARQQAEEASQESQNELKEMIETLAWKLNEKSKEQMELHHQNLNLQETLKRVANCSAPCPQDWIWHEENCYLFSTGSFNWEKSQEKCLSLDAKLLKINSTADLILKPPRGFHKLRTITPHRTSSSKQFPIPVSHSGWGCLGETPAIHGSGRTVLL